CGCATTGGTGAAGCAGTATCAGAAGCTGCTTGAAATGGACAATGTTAAGCTCGAGTTCGACGACGGTGCGCTTGAGGAAATCGCTCGCGAAGCGATCAAGCGTAACACGGGAGCCCGGGGATTACGTGCTATCATCGAGGGCATTATGCTTGAAGTGATGTACGAGGTGCCTTCACGTGACGATGTTGTTACATGTCTGGTTACTGAGAAGGTCATTAGGGATAAAGTAGCACCAGAGCTAACGACCAAAAAAGGTAAGAAAAAAGAAGAGAGCGCGTAACGGGAGCAGGACGAAAGCCGCCATCTAGGCCTTTCGGCCGTGCGGAGTTCGCCTAGAATGCCGGTTCCACCCTGCCTAGATGCGGGGTGGACTTTGGCTTATACAGGGGAGAAACCATTATGTTCAGACGTACGGATACAGTAGCCGTTCAGGTCGGGAATTTAACGATCGGCGGGAACAACCAAGTGATTCTTCAAAGCATGTGTACAACGAAAACAGCTGATGTCGCCGCCACTGTCGCTGAAATTAAACGACTTGAAGAAGCGGGATGCCAGCTTGTTCGTGTGACGGTAAATAATAAAGAAGCCGCGGAAGCTATTAAAGAGATTAAGCGGCAGATCAGTATCCCACTTGTCGCAGATATCCATTTCGACTACCGACTTGCATTACTCGCTATCGAGAATGGCATAGATAAGGTTCGTATCAACCCAGGTAACATAGGTCGTCGTGAGAAGGTCGAAGCTGTTGTTAAAGCCTGTAAGGAAAAGAAAATTCCGATTCGGATAGGTGTCAACGCTGGTTCTTTAGAAAACCATTTACTTGAGAAGTACGGTTATCCTACGGCTGAAGCTATGGTAGAAAGCGCGTTATTTCATATCGGCATTCTAGAAGAGCTAGATTTCCATGATATTATCGTATCTCTTAAAGCATCCGATGTTCCAATGGCTATTGAGGCTTACACGAAAGCCGCCGAGGTTATTCGTTATCCGTTACATCTAGGTATAACAGAGGCAGGAACGTTGTTCTCCGGTACTATAAAAAGCTCTGCTGGTCTCGGTGTATTGCTTAACCACGGAATTGGTAACACAATGCGAATTTCCCTTAGTGCGGATCCTGTTGAAGAAATTAAGGTGGCCAGGGAAATGCTTAAGGTATTCGGTCTGATTACAGACGCTCCTACGCTCGTTTCCTGTCCGACCTGTGGTCGTTTGGATATCGATTTGTTCGCTGTTGCTAATGAAGTAGAAGAGTATTTGTCCAAGCTTAAGGTGCCTATTAAAGTATCTGTGCTTGGTTGTGCTGTTAACGGGCCTGGTGAAGCGCGCGAAGCCGATATCGGCATTGCAGGGGCTCGTGGAGAAGGTATGCTATTCCGTTACGGAGAAATGATTCGGAAAGTGCCTGAAGCGGAGCTTGTTTCTGAGCTGAAGAAGGAAATTGATCAGATTGTTGCATCCTATGCCGAGACTGGCGTTATCCCGGGGCGCAAACATGGATAAAATAAAGAAGATAACCTTTGTGATCCTTGGTCTCGGTGCACTCGCTCTCTCCGCATGTGCAGCGAAAGAGACCGTTTCCCATACGGAGCACGCACCGAATGGCGATTTAAGGGAAGTAACCGCATCAACTGAGAAGCTACCTAACTTTTTAAATAATCAACAAAATGCAGTGCGGGTAGCTTATCAGGTGGCTGGAGTATTAGGGGACACCATGAAGTGGATCCCGTGCTACTGTGGCTGTGGGCAAAGTGCAGGACACAAGAGCAACTTAAATTGTTTCATCAATGAAATTCGAGAAGATGGCTCTATCGAGTGGGATGACCATGGAACAAGATGCGG
This portion of the Cohnella abietis genome encodes:
- the ispG gene encoding flavodoxin-dependent (E)-4-hydroxy-3-methylbut-2-enyl-diphosphate synthase, which codes for MFRRTDTVAVQVGNLTIGGNNQVILQSMCTTKTADVAATVAEIKRLEEAGCQLVRVTVNNKEAAEAIKEIKRQISIPLVADIHFDYRLALLAIENGIDKVRINPGNIGRREKVEAVVKACKEKKIPIRIGVNAGSLENHLLEKYGYPTAEAMVESALFHIGILEELDFHDIIVSLKASDVPMAIEAYTKAAEVIRYPLHLGITEAGTLFSGTIKSSAGLGVLLNHGIGNTMRISLSADPVEEIKVAREMLKVFGLITDAPTLVSCPTCGRLDIDLFAVANEVEEYLSKLKVPIKVSVLGCAVNGPGEAREADIGIAGARGEGMLFRYGEMIRKVPEAELVSELKKEIDQIVASYAETGVIPGRKHG
- a CDS encoding PCYCGC motif-containing (lipo)protein — encoded protein: MDKIKKITFVILGLGALALSACAAKETVSHTEHAPNGDLREVTASTEKLPNFLNNQQNAVRVAYQVAGVLGDTMKWIPCYCGCGQSAGHKSNLNCFINEIREDGSIEWDDHGTRCGVCVQTAMETAELKQQGKSDLEIRQYIDNKYSKGFAKPTDTPMPIS